A genomic stretch from Acropora palmata chromosome 13, jaAcrPala1.3, whole genome shotgun sequence includes:
- the LOC141864243 gene encoding uncharacterized protein LOC141864243 encodes MPSFRENRTSLLCAFDSGVINEEEFVLLYDINTAKSPDLPYWNYEQFELDNLADEVCKAEFRFYKNDVYNLMEVLHLPDQFTCYNGLKIDGLEGFCMLLKRYAYPCRYLDMITRFARPVPQLCMASNLVMDYIYTAWGRLLTNLNQPWLSPVNLERFANAVFEKGAPLSNCIGFVDGTVRPVCRPGTNQRLLYNGHKKVHAIKFQSVAVPNGLVANLYGPVEGKRHDSYMLNQSDLYNQLVQCAVDTNGNVLCIYGDPAYPHRPQLQRPFQGPRITQDEKDWNTAMSKVRVSVEWVFGDIINYFKFLDFKKNLKVQLSAVGKMYIVFVLLQNARCCLYGSTTSEYFDIQPPSLVDYFI; translated from the coding sequence ATGCCTTCATTTCGGGAAAATAGGACATCTCTTCTATGTGCATTTGATTCCGGAGTAATAAACGAAGAGGAATTTGTTCTTTTATATGACATAAACACTGCAAAGAGTCCTGATTTACCATACTGGAACTATGAACAGTTTGAACTCGATAACCTTGCCGACGAAGTGTGCAAGGCCGAATTTCGATTCTACAAAAACGATGTTTATAACTTGATGGAGGTTCTTCATCTTCCTGATCAATTCACCTGTTACAATGGATTAAAAATAGATGGCTTAGAAGGATTTTGCATGTTGCTGAAACGATATGCTTACCCCTGTCGTTACCTGGATATGATCACCCGATTTGCAAGACCCGTCCCTCAGCTCTGTATGGCAAGCAATCTCGTTATGGATTACATCTATACAGCCTGGGGTCGTTTACTGACCAACCTTAATCAACCCTGGCTGTCTCCGGTGAATTTGGAAAGGTTTGCTAATGCAGTATTTGAAAAAGGTGCACCTTTATCGAATTGCATTGGCTTTGTTGATGGTACAGTCAGGCCAGTTTGCAGACCTGGCACAAATCAACGACTACTGTACAATGGACATAAAAAGGTCCATGCAATCAAATTTCAGTCTGTGGCTGTTCCAAATGGTCTAGTGGCAAATTTATATGGCCCAGTCGAAGGAAAAAGGCACGACAGTTACATGTTAAACCAATCTGACCTATACAACCAGTTAGTACAGTGTGCTGTCGATACCAATGGTAACGTGTTATGTATCTATGGTGATCCCGCCTACCCGCACCGCCCACAGCTACAACGCCCTTTTCAAGGTCCAAGGATAACTCAGGATGAGAAAGATTGGAATACTGCCATGAGCAAAGTCAGAGTATCCGTCGAATGGGTATTTGGCGATATCATAAACTACTTCAAATTCCTGGATTTtaagaaaaacttgaaagtgCAACTCAGTGCTGTCGGCAAAATGTACATTGTTTTCGTGTTACTCCAAAATGCACGATGCTGTCTTTATGGTTCAACAACATCTGAATACTTTGATATACAGCCTCCATCTCTTGTGGATTATTTCATTTGA